In Strix uralensis isolate ZFMK-TIS-50842 chromosome 7, bStrUra1, whole genome shotgun sequence, the following proteins share a genomic window:
- the FAM149B1 gene encoding primary cilium assembly protein FAM149B1: MISRYARQPVPPAALESQGLPKHALRHHPLPEPGAEVCPATPTAENHGKISRESEIWKESDYPSVTPADHGNSWSASQSYADTSTEDSSVFSWGYDEFDKAATQQVQQMFRQIDELLYEQKENVHVEGLREECHQWTSNFPHLRVVGKQIVIPTDEGYGWYSSSPSGSLGSSDVSSPQEKDSNEFSVFGKKVPLSVTPVHKKADRSKSPTLCSPESEEGEDGVIVSEGVMEEYLAFDRRDVEEELHERKMGLSCGSRKLAFPPISPYSCMKDSVLTFVFDDVWSEVLGCMEELICRHWEGSASDDEKNIITVETIRADAGSPLQFYPLPVLLPRVPPTKMPSVTSNLCPKPRCGRKSKKRRKTPQVNLSQGSSTGSQRNLNGLMAIHGIQLQQRNLPVMEKTLDLDDKGSSSILSTRVGPDRPLELSTSSLSRSTRRRNPPPRTLHPISTSHSRAGTPGSVDDVFRGARFPTAQEQLSSPSPLLSRNNLLPPITTTSTVAEHASTAGSQRQTKSQGNSSRAHSVTTHEDTHQLQEWLFLPDHFSRSNTTSTFLPDPQHRRSCTVIDFSNQSWTSRGSPGSGLQLHGSLKAPSRSGSVTKSKQGL; encoded by the exons ATGATCTCGCGATACGCGCGGCAGCCGGTGCCCCCCGCCGCTCTGGAGAG CCAAGGACTTCCAAAACATGCCTTGCGGCATCACCCACTGCCAGAGCCAGGGGCTGAGGTGTGCCCAGCCACACCCACGGCTGAAAACCACGGCAAGATCTCAAG GGAGTCTGAAATCTGGAAGGAATCAGATTACCCCTCTGTTACTCCAGCTGATCATGGGAATTCATGGTCTGCTAGTCAGAGTTACGCCGACACTTCCACCGAAGACAGCTCCGTCTTCTCCTGGGGCTATGAT GAATTTGATAAAGCTGCCACACAACAAGTTCAGCAAATGTTCAGACAAATTGATGAGCTTCTCTATGAGCAGAAAGAGAATGTGCATGTTGAGGGACTGCGGGAAGAATGCCACCAGTGGACATCCAACTTTCCTCATCTCAG GGTTGTGGGAAAGCAAATAGTGATCCCCACAGATGAAGGGTACGGATGGTATTCAAGTTCACCTTCTGGCAGTTTAGGTTCCTCAGATGTAAGTTCACCACAAGAAAAAGATTCTAATGA ATTTAGTGTTTTTGGCAAGAAGGTACCTCTTTCAGTTACCCCCGTTCACAAAAAGGCTGACCGTTCCAAGTCTCCGACCTTGTGTTCTCCAGAGAGCGAAGAAGGTGAAGATGGAGTAATTGTCTCCGAAGGCGTAATGGAGGAGTATTTAGCATTTGACCGCAGAGATGT GGAGGAGGAGTTGCATGAGAGGAAAATGGGACTGTCCTGTGGTAGTCGGAAATTGGCGTTTCCTCCTATCTCTCCGTATTCCTGCATGAAGGATTCTGTGCTCACATTTGTGTTTGATGATGTGTGGAGTGAAGTCCTCGGCTGCATGGAAGAATTAATCTGCAGACACTGGGAAGGGTCAGCCTCTG ATGATGAGAAAAATATCATAACAGTAGAAACAATCAGGGCAGATGCTGGAAGCCCTTTGCAGTTTTATCCTCTGCCAGTGCTGTTACCTCGTGTGCCACCAACTAAAATGCCCTCAGTCACGTCAAATCTG TGCCCAAAACCCAGATGTGGCCGCAAAagcaaaaagaggagaaaaacacctCAA gtAAATCTCTCTCAAGGGTCAAGTACTGGCTCTCAACGTAATCTAAATGGCTTGATGGCAATACATGGGATCCAGCTGCAGCAAAGGAATCTGCCTGTAATGGAGAAAACACT gGACCTGGATGACAAAGGCTCCAGTTCCATCCTCTCTACCAGAGTAGGGCCAGATCGTCCTCTAGAGCTCAGCACGTCGTCCCTGTCCCGTTCCACAAGAAGGCGAAACCCGCCGCCGCGTACCCTGCATCCCATCAGCACCAGCCACTCCCGCGCGGGCACCCCGGGCTCTGTGGACGATGTCTTCAGGGGAGCTCGATT TCCGACTGCTCAGGAGCAGCTGAGCTCACCCTCCCCACTGCTAAGCCGAAATAACCTCCTGCCACCTATTACCACCACCAGCACCGTGGCGGAGCACGCGAGCACTGCGGGATCCCAGAGGCAAACG AAATCTCAAGGGAACTCAAGTCGAGCTCACAGTGTAACAACACACGAAGATACCCACCAGCTACAGGAGTGGCTTTTCTTACCTGATCATTTCTCCAGGTCTAACACAACCAGCACATTCTTG CCAGATCCACAGCACCGCCGTTCTTGCACTGTTATTGATTTTAGTAACCAATCTTGGACAAGCAGAGGATCACCAGGTTCAG GTCTTCAGCTGCACGGTTCTCTGAAAGCCCCCAGTCGAAGCGGATCAGTCACAAAAAGCAAACAGGGGCTCTAA
- the ECD gene encoding protein ecdysoneless homolog, which yields MTPPRPRAGGASPPGLGPARAGAMEGLGRAALAEDAVRYRLFAAAGPGGEAELRRCAEGVAVRFAPLLANYIWQRQPFRLRYVPPRGETPAHIGGTTLFGDNVEDEWFIVYLVREITREFPGLAARIDDNDGEFLLIEAADFLPKWLNPENSDNRVFFYKGELHLIPLSEPHEQECDLSAATPTISQALALLSTRSEELLAAEPIRTAVYKRISGYPEKIQASFHRAHCYLPAGIVAVLRQRPSLVAAAVQAFYLRDPADLRACRSFQTFPPDKRVMTVVTFTKCLYAQLVQQKFVPDRRSGYMLPLPSHPQYKAYELGMKLAHGFEILCSKCSKVSPDSKRNVLRGPLWERFLSSLKEKNYFKGQMEGSAKYMELLHMAEDYFQRSVTKPESSVEVSPGDEILTLLQTTTIDLKEFEREAASLPPEDDDSWLEITPDDLDQMLKEARNESLPSANEEEQKYDLEAVAESMKAFVSKVSTHEGAEMPWSSDESHVTFDVDSFTKALDRILGADSEELDSDDLDEEEEFDFLDEDDEDLDAENQREDQKESPNELIGSLKSYMNEMDRELAHTNVGKSFTAQKKGASSVNATTSQSAGPDSKAEDTELTPVDVDMNLVANLLESYSAQSGLAGPTSNILQSMGVRLPDNADHIGSNN from the exons atgacgccgccccgcccccgggcaGGCGGAGCGTCGCCGCCCGGCCTCGGGCCCGCTCGGGCCGGCGCCATGGAGGGGTTggggcgggcggcgctggcgGAGGACGCCGTGCGGTACCGCCTGttcgcggcggcggggccgggcggcgagGCCGAGCTGCGCCGCTGCGCTGAGGGGGTGGCGGTGCGGTTCGCGCCGCTCCTGGCCAACTACATCTGGCAGCGGCAGCCCTTCCGCCTGCGCTACGTGCCGCCGCGCG GCGAGACCCCGGCGCATATCGGCGGCACCACGCTGTTCGGAGATAATGTGGAGGACGAGTGGTTCATCGTGTACCTCGTCCGGGAGATCACCAGGGAGTTCCCGGGGCTGGCGGCCAG GATCGATGACAACGATGGGGAGTTTCTCTTGATAGAAGCGGCTGATTTTCTCCCAAAGTGGCTGAATCCTGAGAACAGCGACAACAGG GTGTTCTTTTACAAAGGAGAGCTGCACCTCATCCCGCTGTCAGAGCCCCACGAGCAGGAATGTGACCTGTCTGCTGCCACTCCAACAATCTCGCAGGCGTTAGCGCTGTTATCCACCCGTTCCgaggagctcctggctgcagAGCCCATTAGAACAGCAGTGTATAAACGCATCAGTGG GTATCCTGAGAAAATTCAGGCCTCGTTTCACCGAGCCCACTGCTACCTTCCGGCAGGCATAGTGGCAGTGCTGAGGCAGCGCCCTTCCTTGGTGGCTGCAGCAGTCCAGGCCTTTTACCTGCGAGATCCTGCAGATTTACGAGCATGTCGCTCTTTTCAGACTTTCCCTCCAGACAAGCGTGTGATGACTGTA gttaCTTTCACAAAGTGTTTATATGCACAACTGGTGCAGCAGAAGTTTGTTCCGGATAGACGCAGTGGATACATGCTGCCCCTCCCATCTCACCCTCAATACAAGGCCTATGAACTGGGCATGAAACTG GCTCATGGCTTTGAAATTTTGTGCTCCAAGTGCAGTAAAGTATCTCCTGATTCCAAGAGAAATGTGTTAAGGGGTCCCTTGTGGGAGAGATTCCTCAGCAGCCTGAAGGAGAAGAATTATTTCAAG GGACAAATGGAAGGATCTGCTAAATACATGGAACTGTTGCATATGGCAGAAGATTACTTCCAGCGATCTGTTACCAAGCCAGAAAG CTCTGTTGAGGTGAGCCCAGGTGATGAAATCTTGACATTGCTACAGACAACAACCATTGATTTGAAGGAATTTGAGAGAGAAGCTGCTAGTCTTCCTCCAGAGGATG ATGACAGTTGGCTGGAGATTACACCAGATGATCTAGATCAGATGCTGAAGGAGGCAAGAAATGAGTCCCTTCCTTCCGCAAATGAGGAAGAGCAGAAATATGACTTGGAAGCAGTTGCTGAAAGTATGAAGGCTTTTGTATCCAAAGTCTCAACGCATGAAGGAGCAGAAATGCCATG gtCATCTGATGAATCCCATGTTACCTTTGATGTAGACTCTTTTACAAAAGCGTTAGACAGAATTTTAG GGGCAGACTCAGAAGAGCTGGATTCTGATGATCTGGATGAAGAAGAGGAGTTTGATTTCTTGGATGAGGATGATGAAGACTTAGATGCTGAAAATCAAAGGGAAGACCAGAAGGAATCGCCTAACGAGCTTATAGGCAGTCTCAAGTCATATATGAATGAGATGGACCGTGAACTGGCACATACCAATGTTGGTAAAAGTTTCACTGCCCAAAAGAAAGGG GCAAGTTCTGTTAATGCAACTACATCTCAAAGTGCTGGCCCTGATTCCAAAGCTGAAGATACTGAGTTGACACCAGTTGATGTGGATATGAACCTCGTAGCTAACCTGCTTGAATCCTACAGTGCTCAGTCTGGACTGGCAGGACCCACCTCTAACATTTTACAGAGCATGGGAGTGCGTTTACCTGACAATGCAGATCATATTGGCTCTAATAATTGA